The sequence below is a genomic window from Cicer arietinum cultivar CDC Frontier isolate Library 1 chromosome 6, Cicar.CDCFrontier_v2.0, whole genome shotgun sequence.
TCAGTAGTGTACGCTGATAGTGTAGGAACATGACAATTCTAGCCTGTaacttttttattcaataagGTGTGGACATTTTACCTGGGTAGTCTTGTTCTGAGTACAGTCGATttggtttattttaaattattactatttttgtaggtagctatatttttttcttgtcaTAAGCCTCAGACTCTAGAAGGTTGTCCCTCCTTGTGTAGGATACCACTTCCTCGATGGGTGCTTGATGAGATAGATAAAGATCCGGATTTAGCATTTTCTGATAGGTTTGGAAGAAAAAATATGGAATACATTTCCCTCGGGTGTGATATTCTTCCCGTGCTGCGTGGACGCTCTCCCATTCAAGCATATGCAGATTTTATGAGGGACTTCAGGGACACTTTTAGGCCTTTTCTTGGCGTGATCATTACAGTAAGGTTCTATTGGATTTAGGGATGTTAAGTCCAATGAAGATTCAATTATCGAGCTATTCGTATGAAATGTTTATTGTTGTCTGTATAACTCTGTTCATTTTGCAGGGAGTGCAGATTGGCATGGGTCCTGGTGGTGAATTGAGATATCCTTCATTGTCTTCCCAAAAGCTTAATTTGGCTCGGTCTCGTGAACTTGGAGAGTTTCAGTGCTATGATAAGGTAGGTTGAAATTCCAGCTTTAGCTTTTAGTCTCTATTCTGTAGGGTTGCAAACTTGTTATTGCTTTGTGTTCTAGGAAACTGATGATAACCAATTTGCATAAGTTATGTTGTGTGATTAGTATCATACTTaacttttcttttctcttttttccatCTTCAAGTATATGCTTGCTTCTCTGAATGCCTCTGCAAGAAATATTGGAAAGCGTGAATGGGGAAATGGTGGTCCATTTGGCACTGgaagtttgatgcaaaatcccGAGCGCACTGAATTCTTTAGAAACGAGGGTGGCTCTTGGAACATGCCATATGGTAAATTTTTCCTTGAATGGTACTCAGATATGCTGCTATTGCATGGAGAGAGAATATGTAGGGAAGGGGAAACTATATTTAGGGGTACAGAAGTCCACATATCAGCAAAATTAGCTGCTGTCCACTGGCACTATGCTACACAATCCCATCCATCTGAGTTAACAGCAGGCTATTATAATACTTTTAACAGGGATGGATACTTACCGGTTTTAAGCATGTTCAGTAAGTATGGATTCTCGATGTGCTGCTCTTGTTTTGAAATGCAAGATGTAGTTATGAGAAAGATCAACCCAGATTGTAGCCCTGAAGGTTTTCTTAGACAACTTTTGCTGGCTGCTAGGCTCTGTGACATATCACTTGAAGGTCAAAATTTTTCAACTGATTTGGATGACGACGCATTCACTCAGGTGCTGAAGATGTCAAAGTTTTACTCAAATGGTATTGAGAGACGCCCCTTCTCATTCAACTTCGTAAGAATGGACAAAAAGATGTTTGAACCCCGAAATTGGGACCGGTTTACTCGATTTGTGAGACGAATGTCTGATGGAAACATTTTTCGAGCCAGATTAAATTCTGTAGGAAGCCTACGGTTAAAAACTACAGTGGCTGCAGAAGTCGGACTCTTGTTCCAGCTATACCAGTACTCTTGAAACTAGTTTTGGCTTCGGTTCTAGAACACATTTTAGTATTATCACCATATCTAGTGTTGTGAAATATGTAGTAAATGCTGATTTATGATTCTTTTATTGCTTTTGGGCAACTTTTACTTCTTCAGAGAACCACAATACATGGCCTTCCAGAGTTTTTATATGGGTGGCATGTTATCCACTTGTACCTATAATTTTAAATGGACTGAGATATAATCTTGAAACCAGATACTGTTGGGATCTTAGTTCTTCAAGTTCCCCTTTTTAATTGTCTGTTCTGTGGAGATGGACTCTTGATGTTCAGACCCTATATAACTTTATGATGGATATCTTGGAGCAGATTGTATGTTTGGATTTCAAGTGAGTGTAAATTGCCATAGATCCAATTATGTTCCGTTTGTTGTGTTGTAAAATTGTTTAAATGAAGAGCCATTGAGATATGTTCCTTACATGTTGTAAGTATGCTGCTACCAAGTTGATCaaacttttataattatatgttGTAAAGTATGCTTAGACTTCGATCAAACTTCTAGAAACTATTGGTAGGCATAGCATGTTTCAGCTTAAATTAAACTTGTAGTCCTTTTTGTCCATTAAAAGATTTCAAGTTAAATTTCAAgacattctaaaataaataagaattctAGCTCACtacaaaatatatagttatttggattatattgataaattagaaTACACttaatcaaaaaattaaattaaattaattaaataatgtatGAATTGAATCACATATTCAAAACAAATCAgttaactaaataaatttaaaatttaataattagtttaacaattttaaaacctTTTTTAAGCTCAATTGCGATTTGTTTtcttagaaatttttttaaatttattattttcgaaaaatatagaaactgtttattttttaaaataaataaaaaaataaaatcttttttcttagaaaatttttaagaaaaaatcaaaaatgttttttttgtttgaaaaataatcgaaattttttattttaaaaaatttattaaaaagaaaccCATGTTGAAGACTATTtgtatttgataattaatatatatatatatttaaaaataggaAATTGAGTTTATAATTCACACAAGCCTGACACCGTGTGGTTGTTATAAATgatctattttattaatgatttttgtatatatacaaatattagTAATCAGTTTTTTAGGAGATGGAAAAATGTTAGTAGTGTATGTTGAATTCCAGCAAAATAGTAAATTGTCATATGCAATAGATTTGGGGTGCACTCCTTGGATATGTTATTGATATCTTGGTATTGTAGAGTCAAAGCAATATTTCAATGCCACAATTGTAAATAGAAGtttaaagaaacaaaatcaaacgaAATTTCAGTAAAACCGTGATAGACTAGCTAGCCGGGGTGATGTGTCCTTCTACCCTATCATTATTGATTTGGAATTTCAGCCACATTGTTTCAAGCCATTAATTGGGATGTGTTTCGGGTTAAGAGTTTATATAATCCAAATGAAATAATAGagataaaatatgatataaagaTGATAAAATAGTCATacgataaatattattatatattgtgtTTGATATGTATAtgataactaatattttattttatcatgtattTAATATACATATCGTTAcatgatataatatttattatatttaaataaataaaaatatcattgttaacaattacatattagtttttttttaaattaacttattatattttaaatattataaattaattaaaaaaatactaaataaataagtaattaaataattttatatttaaaactaccCGCTGacactattaaataaaaaatttaacttttttttttaaaaaaaatcacgagtaatcaaataattctattttatttgttagaagataaataaagatatgatatatattgtatataaatgtcaaaaatacctttttaaataaattatatttattttaaaatttcaattaactttcatatttttataattttgaatacaaatttattaaattatataaaaaaaaaactatccttgagataaaaacataaatattcttttaattaattgtcaatattttatttttaagtttaaccTCAAATTctgttaattatttttctatttatatttgattagatttatattttttatattttagattatattttataatttttttaatatatttcattagatttcaatttcatattttaaattatattttaaaaaaataattgagtaaactattattcttattatatcTTATTGATTTATAATTCAACTCATATTCGTGAtagaaatttcaattaaaaagataaaatgtgATAGAGTTTTAGATCAATTTATTATATTCGATTGATTTATCAAATACTATTTAAACATAATATGATATTTACTCATATTATGTCTTTTATTCTTGTACATGAAATAaattctaaagaaaaaaaaaagcatactCACTTCTATTAAATTTCGGCCATAGTGGGAAACTGTCActattaaatatgtttgtatTAATTGAAATGGATTTAGATAATAtgataaatcattttatattcgAGATGAAATGCGGTGTCACTCACCTCGTGGATATTATTAGTTTGTAAATGACAACATTTCATTTGGAGCgtataataatttatcatattgGCTTGAGAATGGCTAGTCATTGCAACACGTTTTAGTTGATggtttaatatttcttttttctaaataataCTTGTGttattttaacttaatttcagataacattttagtttttttatttgattatttattttaattttgagtgataatttagttttttatgctttaaaatgtcaatgttatccttttttttttgtaaaaattaaaaaattcatcaaaaatttcaaacaaaacccataaaattaattatgattcttaatataatgtaaattttatcaaatttataacttaaatatctaaataaactcacattttaatttctaacaacatcaaataaataataaaaatatgagtttatttgaagatttgagttacaaatttgatgaaatttgtattatattgatgaatataataaattttatggattttgtttgaaaattttgattaattttgttaaataaaagaataacattgttgacattttaaaacataaaaaaatcaaattgtcatttaaaattaaaataacagaCTAAATtgagaggaaaaaaaaactgaaacattaactgaaattaagttaagggatcacatatgctatttaatctattttttttcttagatctttagtttttaaacaatgtcctaaataaataattcagaATTTCAATGAAAGATaggtaaaatttaaaaataattattttagttagaGTTTGAGTTCGAAATACTTCTAATTAATTCAACCTTAACAATAAAAGTTTATTAACAACAACTAGAATCGAACCATTTGAGTTCAAATTAATAGCTCTATGTTATTATATAAGAGATAAATACGGTGTCGAATTTTGGGATTGTGCTATTACATTGTGTTTCTTGAACTATTTGAGTTAAACGCACGTAGATTTAGACGGATCAAATTGAATCGTACATTTTATTCATAGCCATACAATGTGCCACTTCCGAAGTTAACATGAAAAATCATCATGTCGTGAGTGGAACTTCTTATAATGGCACTACTACTAATAGAAAAGCTAGCATGAAAAATACTACACATCATCTATTGTTCCATAAACCATTCATCATTTCGTTGACTATCTTGTAATGGTATTATTTATCAATAACTAATTATCTTATTATCTTTAGACAGACAAGGTATTTTAGTGAATATTTGAAACCATTGTGAGTTTGGCAGTGACACCgtaattttatactattacacACTGCTTCAATCAAAGTTCCTATAGAtcaaaatatatagttaatatttttttaaaaaaaaaaatcaagaaaaaaacaaacaaaataaagtagCTAGCGTTGCTTTTGGctcttgttttgtttgttttactttactttttatatatagGTTCCGATACAGGTAAAAATTAAGTAGCATTACTAGTTGAGTTGACTTTCGACATGCTAATGAGTATCACATTATCTTTATTGACATTCATTATAGTTTTGAATAACATCATATATCATATGATAAGCCACACATCCCACATGTATCCTGTTAGAAAttctacaaattaatttttgggaTTTATACAGGTCCAATTTATTTCCATTCTAAGCCCCCTTCCATTCCcttaaaaagaaaaggaaaagggCTCTCATTGTTAGTGACATGTCTATATATACTTACTTAGTATAAAAGCATAATATTCCCCTTGCCTAGTTCAAATTGGTTATATTTAACTTTATGGATCTGAAGTTCAGAATATTTATTGTGGTCTTCCTTTTGCTCTTTGTTGAACTGTATCCAGGTAatgagatttattttattttattttgattaaacaAAGCTAACATAATGACAACTAATTAAGTCATGTTGGTTAATTTATGTGCATCTATTGTAGCTAGCGTCAACAGCTTGAGAATAATTAGAGAGGATGTAGTAGTTAAACCACCAACTGAGGTAAAGTGTATATttgcattaattaattataaatatgtttaaattaatttatttatcatgtaCATGCATTTTAATTTCTCTTGTATTTTATTTCTAGTTTGTAGTTCTAGCTAAATTGTCTATgcttattatttaaaataaaaattcatgcctttttagacaaatattaattattactatatttgcTTGTGgcttaataattcaaaattaattaaattgtccTTGTTTTGAAGGCCATTTCTGAGATGAAGGGAAGACAACTTATGAAAGTTGATACGGATGATTACAAAGAATATGACTCTAATCACAAGAATGATCAAGGGAAAGGGAAGCCCCACACTTGAATTTAAccatgtgatatatatatagtgtGTCTAATATGGATTTCTAAAAAAATG
It includes:
- the LOC101515027 gene encoding beta-amylase 1, chloroplastic-like → MAISSQSFSISFISTRNDLTHPTRPLSRVTFTHFRKTLTRSSTRRFVVTSRLNSSKSPDAGGSFSPDNGDVPYELHHDLSPQRRRRGSPVFVTLPVKSVGSEGKIWRPKAMMLSLKALASAGVEGVVVEIWWGVVERNEPRVYDWRGYRELVVMACMCGLKVRAVLAFHQHGTEPDDPNWIPLPRWVLDEIDKDPDLAFSDRFGRKNMEYISLGCDILPVLRGRSPIQAYADFMRDFRDTFRPFLGVIITGVQIGMGPGGELRYPSLSSQKLNLARSRELGEFQCYDKYMLASLNASARNIGKREWGNGGPFGTGSLMQNPERTEFFRNEGGSWNMPYGKFFLEWYSDMLLLHGERICREGETIFRGTEVHISAKLAAVHWHYATQSHPSELTAGYYNTFNRDGYLPVLSMFSKYGFSMCCSCFEMQDVVMRKINPDCSPEGFLRQLLLAARLCDISLEGQNFSTDLDDDAFTQVLKMSKFYSNGIERRPFSFNFVRMDKKMFEPRNWDRFTRFVRRMSDGNIFRARLNSVGSLRLKTTVAAEVGLLFQLYQYS